The Montipora foliosa isolate CH-2021 chromosome 10, ASM3666993v2, whole genome shotgun sequence genomic sequence CAGACTCCGGGATCGACTCCATAACTTGGCGAGAATTGGAAAGCCATTTGGTAAGGCGGAAACCACCTGTCAAATCTTTGACAAGGTTAATCGCATCATGATCTGAATTAACCGACTTCAAGCAATCATCGACGTAAAAGTTACGCTGTACGGTATGGATAATCTGTGGATCGAAGAGTGCCTTGTTATCTTCAGCAGTCTTGCGTAGGGCAAAGTTTGCACAGCTTGGTGATGAGACTCCCCCAAATAAGTGCACCGTCATCATATGCTCTTCCGGTTCTGAGTCTAAGTCCCCATTTGGCCACCAAAGAAAGCGCAAGGCACTGCAGTCACCAGGTTTTACTCGAACCTGATGGAACATAGCTTCTACATCCGACATAAGCGCAACAGATTCTTGACGGAAGCGCATGAGGACGCCGACAAGAGAATTAGTAAGGTCCGGCCCCTGTAACAGCTTGTCGTTGAGTGAACTACCACGATACTTGGCTGAGCAATCAAAGACCACTCTGACCTTTCTTGGCTTGGCTGGATGAAAGACTGCATGATGGGGTAGGTACCATGTTTTCCCAGGTACATCATGGCTGGGTGCCCTCTTAGCGTAGCCCTTCTGGAGGAGGTCATCTACACAGTCGAAGTATTTCTTGCACAGTTCTTTATCCCCTAACAGGCGTTTCTTCAGGAGCGCCAACCGGCGTTGTGCGACGATCTTGTTGTTTTCTAGCTGAGGAGGATCTGTTTTCCAAGGCAAAGCGACTTCATAATGTCCGTTCTCAAGCTTTGCCGTTTCAGTAAAAATGCGTAAGGCGTGCTTATCTTCTTGTGACATTGCTGGTTTATTACGATAGATAGCGTCGTTGAACTCCATGTTACAGTAATCGCGAAACTGTTCGTCAAGGTCTACACCGGTCTTAATGAAATGAGAAGCGCGAGTTACGGAACACTGAGATCTCCCTAAGGGACCATTTATGACCCATCCAAATATGGTTCGAGTCGCGTAAGGGCCGCCGTTACAGCTTGGTATGATCTCTTTAGGTGCTAAGGCCTCTGGGGCGTCGCAGCCAATCAGCAGACCAACCTTTGCGTCTATCTTCGGAATTTCTACACCTCTAAGGTGCGGCCAGCGGTCGATATCTTCTTGAGCAGCTGCGTTGTCGACGGAGACAGGGAACTTCGATCTGGTGAAGACCGTGGGTAGCTTAACGAGAACTTCGTCCTCGAGATCTGAGACTTCGAGGCTAACCATGGAACTCTTGACTTTGCTGTCCTCCTTTTCCATGGTAGTCAAGGATAGCAGTGTCTCACGTCCTGATAGACCTAATTGATTGGCGAGTTCTTCGGAACAAAACGACGCAGTTGACCCGCTGTCCAGGAATGCTTAAGTCGTCACAGCCTTGTTCCGGTCAGGTGATCGAACTTTCACGGGAACAACTGCCAAACCAGTGACGGTGGAGGGACTCGAATTGTCCTTTTGAACGAGCCTTTTCTTCCCTTGAATGTATGAGCTTGTCGCTTCCGCAACACTTCCTGGGACCTGAGGCGGACTATCTGTGGACAACTGGTTAGCAGAACTAGTAGGACTCGGGGCTTGCTCAACGCTCCTGGGATGCAGAAAACTGGAGTGATTACCGTTACAGCCGGTGACGCGACAGAATCTCGGTTTGGGGCAGGTGCTAGCTCTGTAGCCATACACGAGGCAGTTATCACACAGTCCCTTCAAACGCACGAATGCTATCCTTTCTTTGACGGATTTCCTCTTGAAGTCGGTACACTGCGAGAGCCAATGATTAGAGCTACACATCGGGCATCTGCGTCTATTTTGGGTTTGATGAGTGTTAGGGGCGTTGCTCAACGGCTCAGAATATGTGTTCGTAGCAAGAGAAGACGTGTTCCGTGGTGTCTGCTTCGATTTTCCTCTCGCATTTCCCGGCGTGGTTGGTTGTTGTTGAACGGATATGTCGCCAAAGACAGCGTGGTTCGCGGCTCTGGCCTTTGCGGCA encodes the following:
- the LOC137972568 gene encoding uncharacterized protein, whose translation is MEYWTFIRAFENLIESKTSSHSARLYYLVQYTSGEVKELVRSCLAMRGDVGYLEAKNLLRKRYGQSYRIANAFVEKLAKGPAIKAEDGDALRRFSTLLSSCRNTLKEIGYLNKVENPDTVKAIVGRLPYGLRQRWRDVADDITENQEREITVEDLNRFVAAKARAANHAVFGDISVQQQPTTPGNARGKSKQTPRNTSSLATNTYSEPLSNAPNTHQTQNRRRCPMCSSNHWLSQCTDFKRKSVKERIAFVRLKGLCDNCLVYGYRASTCPKPRFCRVTGCNGNHSSFLHPRSVEQAPSPTSSANQLSTDSPPQVPGSVAEATSSYIQGKKRLVQKDNSSPSTVTGLAVVPVKVRSPDRNKAVTT